The proteins below come from a single Eucalyptus grandis isolate ANBG69807.140 chromosome 3, ASM1654582v1, whole genome shotgun sequence genomic window:
- the LOC120291953 gene encoding uncharacterized mitochondrial protein AtMg00860-like — translation MSLPSNTSAAFMDLMNRVFKEYLEQFVIMFINDILVYSRSPEEHERHLRIVLHTLREHELYVKFSKCEFWLTHVAFLGHMISSKGISVDPTNIEAVINWLRLTTVIEIRSFLGLAGYYRRFMKGFIEIAMPLTRLLKKEEKFVWMDKCERNL, via the coding sequence ATGAGTTTACCGTCCAACACCtcagctgctttcatggatctgatgaatcGAGTATTCAAAGAATACCTGGAACAGTTCGTGATCATGTTCATCAACGACATCCtggtgtactcgagaagtccaGAGGAGCATGAAAGGCACTTAAGGATAGTGCTTCACACTCTGCGAGAACATGAACTATACGTcaagttcagtaagtgcgagttttggttgactcatgtGGCTTTCCTAGGTCACATGATTTCAAGTAAAGGAATCTCCGTAGACCCGACTAATATcgaagccgtgatcaattggcTAAGATTGACGACAGTgatagagatcagaagtttcttgggtttggcaggttattacagacgaTTCATGAAAGGATTTATAGAAATAGCCATGCCTCTGACTCgactgctgaagaaggaagagaagtttgtatgGATGGATAAGTGCGAGCGCAATTTGTAA
- the LOC120291408 gene encoding 6-hydroxynicotinate 3-monooxygenase-like yields the protein MNQSHDPPHQNKLKPKPKAVIVRGSIAGVSCAHALILAGWDVVVIEKSRRPPKGNPTGAGLALDPLSQELIGSWTGHPELLHDITSSAAIDLNQAINDEKSRKILARDENFNHRAAHWSSLHHHLFSALPPEILLWGHLFLSFSVSNDKQSVKIRAQVLDTEETAEVDGDLLVAADGCNSLIRKHYFPDVKLRYSGYCGWRGVLDFSGIEDSETIKNVMEAYPELGKCLYIDLAPRNHTVFYEIPNKRLNWTWCLNQPEPHLKGNSVTMEVSDEMIQKMYQDAEKIWHPTLVQVMKETKEPFVNAIYDCDPLEQIVWDNVVLVGDAAHPTTPHSSRSTNMSILDAAVLGRCLEKWGSENLTAALEEYQYISLPVASKQVLHARRVGRIKQGLELPDCRSFNPNTVLLQRAVPFFGHNPLL from the exons ATGAATCAGAGTCATGATCCTCCTCATCAAAACAAGCTGAAACCTAAGCCGAAGGCCGTGATCGTAAGAGGGAGCATAGCAGGTGTGTCATGCGCGCATGCGCTCATTCTGGCGGGTTGGGACGTTGTGGTCATAGAGAAATCGCGCAGGCCTCCGAAAGGAAACCCCACAGGCGCAGGACTTGCGTTGGATCCGCTCTCTCAGGAGCTCATCGGGTCCTGGACTGGACACCCTGAACTCCTCCATGACATCACCTCATCTGCCGCCATTGATCTT AACCAAGCAATCAATGACGAGAAATCCAGGAAGATACTAGCAAGAGATGAGAATTTCAATCATAGAGCAGCACATTGGTCCAGTCTGCATCACCACCTGTTCTCTGCATTGCCGCCAGAAATACTCCTCTGGGGccatcttttcctctctttctctgtttcCAATGATAAGCAATCGGTCAAAATCAGGGCCCAAGTTCTCGACACCGAAGAAACTGCGGAAGTAGATGGAGATTTGCTCGTCGCTGCAGATGGATGCAACTCTCTGATTCGCAAGCACTATTTTCCCGACGTCAAACTAAG GTATTCAGGCTATTGCGGCTGGAGAGGAGTTCTTGATTTTTCGGGGATTGAAGATTCTGAAACCATCAAGAACGTTATGGAGGCATATCCGGAGCTTGGAAAATGCTTGTACATCGACTTGGCGCCCAGAAATCATACCGTTTTTTATGAGATCCCAAACAAAAGGCTGAACTGGACATGGTGTTTAAACCAACCTGAGCCTCACTTGAAG GGGAATTCGGTTACTATGGAAGTAAGTGATGAAATGATTCAGAAGATGTACCAAGATGCAGagaaaatttggcatccaaCTTTGGTTCAGGTCATGAAAGAAACTAAAGAACCTTTTGTCAATGCCATTTACGACTGTGATCCCCTAGAACAGATAGTTTGGGACAATGTAGTACTTGTCGGCGACGCGGCACACCCCACAACACCACACAGCTCAAGGAGCACAAACATGTCAATTCTGGATGCGGCAGTCCTAGGTCGGTGCTTGGAGAAGTGGGGGTCGGAAAATCTAACGGCTGCTCTTGAAGAATACCAATACATTAGTTTACCCGTTGCATCCAAGCAAGTCTTGCATGCCCGGCGAGTCGGAAGGATAAAACAAGGCCTTGAGCTTCCTGACTGCAGATCTTTCAATCCTAACACAGTGCTTCTACAGAGAGCCGTGCCCTTCTTCGGACATAACCCTTTGCTCTAA